From one Humulus lupulus chromosome 8, drHumLupu1.1, whole genome shotgun sequence genomic stretch:
- the LOC133796850 gene encoding LOB domain-containing protein 18, producing the protein MNANPSSSTSSGGGGGNSGSGSGSSGGGPCGACKFLRRKCVAGCIFAPYFDSEQGAAHFAAVHKVFGASNVSKLLLHIPVHKRLDAVVTVCYEAQARLRDPVYGCVAHIFALQQQVVSLQTELSYLQAHLATLELPSPPPAPPHQPTLISPPPLTISDLPSASTVPATYDLSTLFEPIVQPWPMQQRPLDPRQFGGATGGGGSSGDLQALARELLHRHGSPPHGSVPCSDHGISQSPSLSK; encoded by the exons ATGAACGCGAACCCTAGTAGTAGTACAAGCAGCGGCGGAGGAGGTGGAAACAGTGGGAGTGGGAGTGGGAGTAGTGGCGGTGGACCTTGCGGCGCGTGTAAGTTCCTTCGGCGGAAGTGCGTGGCGGGTTGCATATTCGCGCCGTATTTCGATTCCGAGCAAGGCGCGGCCCATTTCGCGGCGGTCCATAAGGTGTTCGGAGCCAGTAACGTGTCCAAACTTCTTCTACATATCCCGGTCCACAAAAGGCTCGACGCCGTCGTCACGGTCTGTTACGAGGCACAAGCCCGTCTTAGAGACCCTGTTTACGGTTGTGTTGCTCATATTTTTGCTCTACAACAACAG GTGGTGAGTTTACAAACGGAGTTATCCTACTTACAAGCCCATCTAGCAACATTGGAGCTTCCATCACCGCCACCAGCTCCACCGCATCAACCAACACTCATATCCCCTCCACCACTCACAATCTCAGACCTTCCCTCAGCCTCCACCGTGCCCGCCACTTATGATCTTTCGACGCTTTTCGAACCCATTGTGCAACCTTGGCCCATGCAGCAGCGGCCACTGGATCCACGCCAATTTGGGGGCGCCACTGGTGGCGGTGGCAGCAGTGGTGATCTTCAAGCTTTGGCTCGTGAACTTCTCCATAGACACGGTTCACCACCACATGGGTCTGTGCCATGTTCAGATCATGGCATTTCACAATCTCCATCTCTTTCAAAATGA